The Nitrospira sp. genome includes a region encoding these proteins:
- a CDS encoding substrate-binding domain-containing protein: MNRFLRVFTLECALLSAFHLFYFVERSSAEHSDPLATVTASSTLAHYSPKRLVSGAFKVQSSEALFPLLTRLSADFQRFQPKVTIEIKKGTSKAVTEFLQPPLRKTGKIMMIDDRSSSFQLLAATHQLSDAEIKEFVTQHGYEPMAMPVAVDAVALYVHKDNPLPGLTLDQVDAIFSSTRKRGAKNDISQWGHLGLAEDWEAAPIRLYGRDRRSEARAMFLEHALAGGEFKSSVQEHPGVASVALNINHNPMGIGYSALGLHTANVRTVPVAEKDGMPFVLPTRETVADQTYPLRHALYLYFDQSPKTSLPESVQEFLTFIMSQEGEETVMRAGLFPLSHVQAENRTSSIIALPYSPS, encoded by the coding sequence ATGAACCGATTTTTGAGAGTATTTACACTTGAATGTGCTCTGCTCTCTGCTTTTCACCTTTTCTATTTTGTTGAGCGGTCTTCAGCCGAGCATAGCGACCCCCTCGCTACCGTGACCGCGAGTTCGACCCTGGCCCATTACAGTCCAAAGAGACTCGTCTCAGGCGCATTCAAAGTTCAAAGCTCGGAAGCACTGTTTCCACTGCTCACTCGCCTCAGTGCAGATTTTCAGAGATTTCAGCCGAAAGTGACCATTGAAATAAAGAAAGGAACCTCTAAGGCTGTTACGGAGTTTCTACAGCCGCCTTTACGTAAAACAGGCAAGATTATGATGATAGATGATAGGTCTTCCAGCTTCCAACTACTTGCTGCCACCCATCAGCTTTCCGATGCTGAAATAAAAGAATTCGTCACTCAACATGGCTATGAACCGATGGCTATGCCTGTGGCCGTCGACGCCGTCGCGCTCTATGTGCACAAGGATAATCCGCTCCCTGGGCTTACACTTGATCAGGTCGATGCCATATTCTCGTCGACGCGAAAACGCGGAGCCAAAAACGACATCTCGCAATGGGGTCACCTTGGATTGGCTGAAGACTGGGAAGCGGCACCGATTAGGCTTTATGGCCGTGACAGGCGGTCAGAGGCCAGGGCAATGTTTCTGGAGCACGCACTTGCCGGAGGCGAGTTCAAATCGAGTGTTCAAGAACATCCGGGAGTCGCCTCTGTTGCATTAAACATCAATCATAACCCTATGGGCATAGGGTACAGTGCTCTTGGCTTGCACACAGCAAACGTGCGGACCGTCCCCGTTGCGGAAAAGGATGGGATGCCCTTTGTACTGCCGACTCGAGAGACTGTGGCCGATCAAACCTATCCGCTTCGACATGCCTTGTACCTCTATTTCGACCAATCTCCGAAAACGTCCTTGCCTGAATCGGTTCAGGAATTCTTGACTTTCATTATGAGTCAGGAGGGAGAAGAGACCGTGATGAGAGCTGGATTGTTCCCCTTATCTCATGTTCAAGCCGAGAACAGGACTAGCAGCATAATTGCCCTGCCGTACTCTCCCAGCTGA
- a CDS encoding phosphate ABC transporter ATP-binding protein: MTPVKPVAEVPSQPPLEDSTGSLELHPFLEVDRLSLHYRGKPAFQNVTLSINKGCITALVGPSGCGKTSFLTCLNRLTDLIAGCRVSGRITIDALDILGPRTDVIQLRRRIGMIFQKPNPFPLSIRKNLEFPLREHGMRDQAQLVTAVETSLRDVGLWDEVKDWLDSPALSLSGGQQQRLCIARSLALSPEMLLMDEPCSALDPISSGIVEDLIVRLRGRYTILIVTHNLAQARRMADYAALFWVQNGAGRLVETGTVKQLFEKPRDPLTAAYVNGMRG; the protein is encoded by the coding sequence CACCCGTTAAACCCGTCGCGGAGGTCCCCTCCCAGCCTCCGCTTGAAGATTCAACCGGTTCTCTTGAGCTTCATCCCTTTCTCGAGGTCGATCGGCTCAGCTTGCACTACCGGGGAAAGCCGGCGTTTCAGAACGTGACTCTATCGATCAACAAGGGATGCATCACGGCTTTGGTGGGACCATCCGGATGCGGGAAGACCAGCTTCCTCACCTGCCTGAACCGACTCACAGATTTAATCGCTGGCTGTCGTGTTTCAGGACGAATCACGATTGATGCGCTTGATATCTTGGGTCCTCGCACCGATGTCATCCAGCTACGCCGTCGTATCGGCATGATCTTCCAAAAACCAAACCCTTTCCCCCTGTCGATCCGAAAAAATCTTGAGTTCCCACTGCGTGAGCACGGCATGCGCGATCAGGCTCAGCTCGTCACTGCCGTCGAAACCTCCCTACGAGATGTCGGCCTCTGGGATGAGGTCAAGGATTGGCTGGACTCGCCGGCCTTGTCACTCTCCGGTGGCCAACAACAGCGCCTCTGTATTGCCAGGTCCTTGGCCCTTTCGCCGGAAATGCTGCTCATGGATGAACCCTGCAGCGCGCTCGATCCGATTTCCAGCGGTATCGTTGAGGATCTCATCGTCAGACTCCGTGGGCGCTATACGATTTTGATCGTCACTCACAACCTGGCTCAAGCTCGACGCATGGCGGACTATGCCGCCTTGTTCTGGGTTCAAAACGGAGCGGGGCGGCTGGTTGAAACCGGAACAGTGAAGCAACTATTTGAGAAGCCTCGTGATCCATTGACCGCCGCCTATGTCAACGGGATGCGAGGATAA